One genomic window of Desulfuromonas sp. AOP6 includes the following:
- a CDS encoding polyprenyl synthetase family protein has product MEKALKLLHGDLVRVEAQFGEYLESDVLLIRKVGEYVLASGGKRIRPLLLLLSARLAGYQGDRHVGLAAVIEFIHTATLLHDDVVDSAVLRRGAASANSVWGNEASVLVGDFLFAKSFSLMVRYGSLDILRVLADATTTIAEGEVQQLINTCDIDLSEENYMNVVRDKTAVLIAAACQCGGILGGCDEKQQRALSEFGLDLGVAFQFMDDILDYVADESEFGKAKGHDLAEGKMTLPLIYAVSHCSAEERARVEEIIGKDELETDDLDFVVELIERTGGLEYTRDRAASLVAHATRYLDIFPNDEAKVALCELAEYVVSRRK; this is encoded by the coding sequence ATGGAAAAGGCACTTAAACTTCTTCACGGTGATCTGGTTCGTGTCGAAGCCCAATTTGGAGAATATCTCGAATCGGACGTTCTGCTGATTCGCAAGGTTGGCGAATATGTTCTGGCGAGCGGGGGCAAGCGCATACGTCCTCTGCTGTTGCTCCTTAGTGCCCGCCTCGCCGGTTACCAGGGAGACCGGCATGTCGGTCTTGCCGCCGTGATTGAGTTTATTCATACCGCCACGCTGCTCCATGACGATGTGGTGGACAGTGCCGTCTTGCGTCGGGGGGCTGCCTCGGCCAATTCGGTATGGGGCAATGAAGCCTCGGTTCTGGTTGGTGATTTTCTTTTTGCCAAATCCTTTTCTCTCATGGTTCGCTATGGCAGCCTTGATATTCTTCGTGTTTTGGCCGACGCCACCACGACGATCGCCGAAGGGGAAGTCCAGCAGCTGATCAACACCTGCGATATTGATTTGTCCGAAGAAAACTACATGAATGTGGTGCGGGACAAGACGGCTGTTCTTATTGCGGCCGCCTGTCAATGTGGCGGAATTCTGGGGGGCTGCGATGAGAAACAGCAGCGAGCCCTCAGTGAGTTCGGCCTCGATCTGGGAGTGGCCTTTCAGTTCATGGACGACATCCTTGATTATGTCGCCGACGAATCAGAATTCGGTAAAGCCAAAGGGCACGATCTGGCCGAGGGGAAAATGACTTTGCCCCTTATCTATGCGGTCAGTCATTGTTCTGCTGAAGAGAGAGCAAGGGTTGAAGAAATCATCGGAAAAGATGAGCTCGAAACGGATGATCTGGACTTCGTCGTGGAGCTCATCGAACGCACCGGAGGTCTTGAATATACCCGTGACCGTGCGGCTTCTCTGGTCGCCCACGCCACCCGCTATCTGGATATTTTTCCTAATGATGAGGCGAAGGTAGCTCTTTGCGAGCTGGCCGAATATGTCGTGAGTCGCCGAAAGTAA